The Myxococcales bacterium genome contains the following window.
TGGTAAGGGCCCCCGCTGCCATCGAACAGGCCGACCCGACCTCGCCCTGACAGCCGACTTCAGCGCCGCTGATCGAGGCGTTTTCCTTGTACAAAATGCCGATCGCCCCGGCGGTCAGCAAAAATTGGATAATGCCATCGTCGTCCGCACCGTTGCAGAATTTCAAATAGTACTGGAGCACCGCTGGAATGATGCCGGCGGCGCCGTTGGTCGGGGCGGTCACCACTCGTCCGCCCGACGCGTTCTCTTCGTTGACGGCCAGCGCATACAAGTTGACCCAGTCCATCGCTCCCAGAGACTGTCCATCGCTGATCACTTCACAGCGTAGTTGCCTGTACAAACCCGCCGCGCGGCGTTTGACTTTCATACCGCCGGGCAAAATACCCTCGCGCTGACAACCGCGTTCGATACACGCTGTCATCACAGACCAGATCCGCAACAGGCCTTCACGGACTTCTTTCTCACTGCGCCACGTCTTTTCGTTTTCCATCATCAGGGTGCCGACGGAAAAACCGTTATCGCGGCATTGCTCGAGCATTTTGTCGCCGGTAGTAAATGGATACGGGAGAGCGGTGTCGTCTTCCTGGATGCGATCCACGCCGATTGCGTCTTCGTTGACCACGAATCCGCCGCCGACTGAGTAGTAGAGCTTGCTGCGAAGCTCCTCGCCACTGGCATCACATGCGGCAA
Protein-coding sequences here:
- a CDS encoding L-serine ammonia-lyase, giving the protein MTISVFDLFSIGIGPSSSHTVGPMRAALTFASGLRDDGLLEKTATIRVELFGSLGATGKGHGSDKAILLGLEGETPEETDTDLVDARLARIREQGKINVLGEHEIDFVERDHLTMHRRKSLPHHSNAMRFAACDASGEELRSKLYYSVGGGFVVNEDAIGVDRIQEDDTALPYPFTTGDKMLEQCRDNGFSVGTLMMENEKTWRSEKEVREGLLRIWSVMTACIERGCQREGILPGGMKVKRRAAGLYRQLRCEVISDGQSLGAMDWVNLYALAVNEENASGGRVVTAPTNGAAGIIPAVLQYYLKFCNGADDDGIIQFLLTAGAIGILYKENASISGAEVGCQGEVGSACSMAAGALTSVLGGTPAQVENAAEIGMEHNLGLTCDPVGGLVQVPCIERNAMGAVKAINASRLAMRGDGSHFVSLDKVIKTMRDTGRDMKTKYKETSRGGLAVNVIEC